The following is a genomic window from Bombus vancouverensis nearcticus chromosome 15, iyBomVanc1_principal, whole genome shotgun sequence.
CCCTGCGTATTGTGAGAATCCCATCCATATCTGGACAACCGATACTCCCAAAGTTACCACAGTCACGTGTGTTCAAAACCGATGCGGTCGAGGCCTTGAACTTCGTCAGGGACTGCTTGGAGGATCTGCTGACGAAACGAGCTTTGGTTTACACGGTTGACAACTCTGCCACTGGCAGGAGTTTTGGTAGCGCGCCTATGATCATGGACGAGGATGAACTTATTCAAATGCAGAGCAGAAAATACCCTGCTGGTAATTATATTCTTAATTTTCTGAACTGAATCTCTCGAATGTAAACCGTGTTTTCAAGAAACGTGTATTTCGTTTTATCAGCATTGCAGATAGTTGCATTAGTGAATTTCtgaaatatttctgaaataCCGACTCGCGAATAAATTCTTTATCAATTTTCATATCGATGATATTAATCGTTTTATCTAGATAACTGGAGACTTCTGAAGAAGAAAACCTCCATAATCCTTCCTCTTCTAATCCTATTAAACCTATTGAAAGTGAAACTGTTGCTTCTACCCATTTTCCTCGGTGTTCATTTCATCAAGAAGCTACTAGTGCTAGCATCCATCATTGTTCCCTCGTTACTGGCGCGTCTGAAGATTTGTAAATTCGCGAATTCACATTACCAGGGTTACCCTTATCACATGTGGGGTACGGCCGCTGATACACCCGTCGATTATCCAACAGGTAAATGAACACGATTATATTTTTTGTGTCACGCTTCCTTAATTCAAAGCGATGAAAATTACATCGGTTGTAAGAAGCGATTATAGGAGACTAGAATAGCCGAGACGGTCGAAATATCATCAATATACGTTGAGCCAATGCTCGATGACACAATATTTCTCTCCTTGTCAATTAATTACAGTTATATAACACTCGATGATTCCTAAACGTGGAATTGTCGTATAGAATGCATTTCGATAGCTCATTGATAgtagtaattttaataattgcaCGTGTTTCTTGGGGTATGGAAAATTTGAGTGTTACTCGAGTATGACGATCGCTCTTCCATAAGCATTGTCGAGCAATAGTTGCGTTATTGCCACTTTGGACTTTTCTATCGGGACGAAATTTCAATCGTTCcgaaattttctatttgaaCGAATTATTTATTGGGGAGAGTCAACAATTACTTTaaattatttcgaattattatacaatatttcaaagtatctcCAGGTATATAAACTATGgggaaattattttaaattattttaaattactatGAAATATCTCAGTGtctatataatttttttgttattttcttcAGCATACGGACAAGAGGAGCCATGGTCTCACAGAAGTGATTACGTCTCAGCAAACTCTCCTTACATGGGATACCAGGGTTATCGCAACCCCTATGGATGAAGTTAGGGAGCACGGAAAAACATCACTGATCTACTTCAACTTGCCATTGCATCGAAACTCAAACGGACGAACTACGATTGTGCACCTTCCGCTTTCTTCTCTTAGCAACTTTCGACTGTGTTCTCTACGCATTTGCGGTTTTCTTCTTGCGACTCGCTAATCCCCTTTCTTTATTCCTAAACATCCTAATTATGAGGCGACAAACTACAAACGAGTTATATTTAGCAATGATTATCGAGTGCGTTCCTCGTCACGAAATGACTTTCACACGCCATGCTCGCTACCGTTACAAAATTGGTAATGAGCATCGCCGTACGTAAACGTTGCAATCACGAACACGCGTCTGATGATTTTCTTCTGCAAACTGCAGAAACTGTTCGCGAGTATTGTTGCGTGGCACGCGAGCCTCCAACGTCGTCCGTGAATATTTGGGTACCGTAATCTAATAAAATCGAATTCGCGAACAACAACGCCTCGCGTGATGTTAACGCTGATCACTTCCGGGCTAATAATCGGAGGGCGGGGTTGAAGCGTGTGGCCTGCTCGAGAATGTACAGACGCGTAGTTTGTATAGTAGCGAGCGATCGTCAGTGACCAGATAGTAAATAACTTTTGGTTAAATAAAGTTACGAATAAAGAAATGATTTATTACTTCCTTTAAGATAGGATAAGCTAGATAGACTTCATGTTTCATACTGTTCCTTTAGCATGTAATAGTACGGGTTTGGAAAAATCTATCTGAAGGTTAGGAACTTCTTATTCATGCAGGAATGGCCGTGCATTGTTTATTACCATAGTTGTAAGGGCATGTCTCAGTATGACAATGACCTCTGATTTCGGAACAGTAAGCGTTCTACCAGAAGTTCACATTTGCAGATGCAAACTGATTTCGCACGATGTTTCTTTCCAGCATAAAATGACGTCGACCTTCTCTAGAAATCTTTTCTCCGTTACGATCATCGCTACATATGTAATATCTAACGCTGGCTAAAAGTCATTCGTGCATTTCTAACGTTCTCCAAGAGATGTACATACGTAGTTGCCATTACTCgttgaaatagcaaaaataCATCCAATTGTTTCACAAGCTTCTAAATTTTCCTCTTCCAATCTTCTAGTGCGAAATGGAGTCGGGCGATGGTCGATCAATCGGTGCAGGTGAACGGCGATGGTCAAGGTCATTGGAAACTTAAAGGAGGCGCGGCGGTTCCCCGTACGAATGACCCACTGACAGATTTGGACGGCCGCTCCGGCGTGTGACGCGTGCTTCCGCACGCGCGTGTTGACCCATGCACGCATGCACGATCGGGAAGACCGTTATAGGGCCACATACGAGTTCGAGGCGAATGTGGCGCGGCTGTCTTCGCGTTCGACAAATCCGCGGGCGAGTATCGCGATCGTTGCACGCGATAGCAGTTAACCATTCGCTGcatttaataacaataatcCAGTCAATACATTGAAACAGTTGGGTCTGCGATCAGTGCGAGATATAGCCGACACGCAGCTTGCACTCGCTGTAACTCGACCGTTACGTTACAACCGACAGGGAACGGAGTATTAACATAACGGCATGCGCTATGTGTACTCCCGATGTTCGATATACCATGGGTTGGTTCGAATGGCGTTGAATTAATCGATACGCGAATCGATAATCGAGAGGGTTGCGTTTGTTGTTGATATAGATCTAAGCTAGAGGAAGAGCGAACAGAGTTTTGGAGTAATCGTAATTTGGAGCGAGTAggaaaaaagaacagagtctGAAGCAATTAGAAGTTGGAATGAAAAGTAAACGTAGATTCGAGTGAATCGATAAGAACGATAGAATGTGAAATAAGAAGCGTCAAGGTGAATTCTGTATTCATTTCACGTATAGAGAGTAAGATAGTGAAATCTCTGTTTGCGACAGATATTCAATTCTATTTCGAACGGAGAATGTCAGGTTATCTAGAAATTCGCTTAACTTCGGTATCTAATAAATCGAACAACTCGGCAAAAAATTGGTATttaagataaataataagatataataataagattaaGACAAAATAAGgtaaatttgatatttgataAGCAGGGTTTGTTGTTACGTGCACGTTTGCTTCGATATTAATTCTCAAGAATCTGTAAGAGAATCTAAGGAATCTGAGAAGCGTTTAACCTTAACGCAACGGTTCAAGAggtctttcgtttcgtttttaaGGAAACGATTATGGAAGATTGATGCGCGCATGTAAAAGCTGCATGGAGGAATCTG
Proteins encoded in this region:
- the LOC117157251 gene encoding uncharacterized protein LOC117157251 isoform X2, which produces MKYSNKEYSYGSLRIVRIPSISGQPILPKLPQSRVFKTDAVEALNFVRDCLEDLLTKRALVYTVDNSATGRSFGSAPMIMDEDELIQMQSRKYPADNWRLLKKKTSIILPLLILLNLLKVKLLLLPIFLGVHFIKKLLVLASIIVPSLLARLKICKFANSHYQGYPYHMWGTAADTPVDYPTAYGQEEPWSHRSDYVSANSPYMGYQGYRNPYG
- the LOC117157251 gene encoding uncharacterized protein LOC117157251 isoform X1, whose amino-acid sequence is MKCIRDDWKLGWFERISYVLLVTFYCFSKHASVLAFDNSNNTFVERSRVDCSLRKDIITCGKYEVARWLHDIVREKEYSYGSLRIVRIPSISGQPILPKLPQSRVFKTDAVEALNFVRDCLEDLLTKRALVYTVDNSATGRSFGSAPMIMDEDELIQMQSRKYPADNWRLLKKKTSIILPLLILLNLLKVKLLLLPIFLGVHFIKKLLVLASIIVPSLLARLKICKFANSHYQGYPYHMWGTAADTPVDYPTAYGQEEPWSHRSDYVSANSPYMGYQGYRNPYG